The following coding sequences lie in one Asterias amurensis chromosome 18, ASM3211899v1 genomic window:
- the LOC139950611 gene encoding 3-alpha-hydroxysteroid sulfotransferase-like isoform X4, giving the protein MRSATTPHQRGTHWLWRIVEIILDHPALTPTVDMGIMEVALQNSAKPFIQELQQLRTDRSRIIATHLPLTLFPKSILETEGVKIIYCMRNFFDVVASSIKFAMKLFPVNLQDNSMRTNFLSDGKCMYGGWAEHIKLMWARREEKNTLVIKFEELKTDFEQTARVIGDFLGRPLSPDKLRQLGEGSSIDRMKTEQTDGVELVKHGKIVDKGEISSWRGLYSDEDFALLKKYVEESLTGTGIHFPTGDDIN; this is encoded by the exons atgcgttcggccacgacaccccaccaaagag GAACCCACTGGCTTTGGCGAATCGTAGAGATCATTTTGGACCATCCCGCCTTGACCCCCACAGTCGACATGGGTATTATGGAAGTCGCACTACAGAACAGTGCCAAGCCATTCATCCAAGAGCTTCAACAACTGAGGACAGACAGATCGCGGATTATCGCCACACATTTGCCACTCACGCTCTTCCCAAAATCAATCTTGGAGACTGAGGGTGTTAAg ATAATCTACTGTATGCGGAATTTCTTTGACGTCGTCGCGTCTTCAATCAAGTTTGCGATGAAACTATTTCCTGTCAACTTGCAAGATAACTCCATGCGCACCAATTTTCTTTCTGACGGCAAAT GTATGTATGGGGGTTGGGCTGAGCATATCAAGTTGATGTGGGCGCGAAGAGaagagaaaaacacacttgtgaTCAAATTCGAGGAACTGAAGACG GATTTCGAACAAACAGCCAGAGTTATTGGGGACTTTTTAGGGCGCCCTCTGTCGCCAGACAAACTTCGGCAGTTGGGTGAAGGTTCGTCTATTGATCGGATGAAAACGGAACAGACAGATGGCGTTGAATTGGTAAAACACGGCAAGATTGTAGATAAAG GCGAGATCAGTTCTTGGAGAGGACTGTATTCTGATGAAGATTTCGCTTTATTGAAGAAATATGTGGAGGAGTCTCTTACTGGAACTGGAATTCACTTTCCAACGGGTGACGATATTAATTAA
- the LOC139950611 gene encoding sulfotransferase 1B1-like isoform X2, whose translation MAGPTPHSDEVLYLHKGIPFDKRFVPMNSWNDIERFQARPNDIIINTFPRSGTHWLLRIVEIIMDYPLTSIVDMAVMEITIPDNAKPFYKELQQLRTNRPRVIVTHLPLTLFPKSILETEGVKIIYCMRNVLDVVASSFEFGKKSINPIDVQDFSKFVKFMSDGKCMFGSWAEHTKLMWARREEKNTLVIKYEELKTDFEQTTRIIGDFLGRPLSPDKLRQLDEGSSLERMRADQEDGVEWIKYTKPVHKGEISSWRGLYSDEDFALLKKYVEESLTGTGIHFPTGDDIN comes from the exons ATGGCTGGTCCCACTCCTCATTCCGATGAGGTATTGTACCTTCATAAAGGTATTCCTTTTGACAAAAGATTCGTCCCGATGAACAGCTGGAATGACATCGAGAGGTTCCAGGCTCGTCCaaatgacatcatcatcaatACATTTCCAAGAAGCG GAACCCACTGGCTACTGCGAATCGTAGAGATCATTATGGACTATCCCTTGACTTCCATAGTCGACATGGCTGTTATGGAGATCACAATACCCGACAATGCCAAGCCATTTTACAAAGAGCTTCAACAACTGAGGACAAACAGACCACGGGTGATCGTTACCCATCTACCACTCACGCTCTTCCCAAAATCCATCTTGGAGACGGAGGGTGTTAAG ATAATCTACTGTATGCGGAATGTCTTAGACGTCGTCGCATCTTCGTTCGAGTTTGGAAAGAAAAGTATAAATCCGATCGACGTGCAAGATTTCTCCAAGTTTGTCAAGTTTATGTCTGACGGCAAAT GTATGTTTGGGAGTTGGGCTGAGCACACCAAGTTGATGTGGGCTCGAAGGGAagagaaaaacactcttgtgaTCAAATACGAGGAACTGAAGACG GATTTCGAACAAACAACCAGAATTATTGGGGACTTTTTAGGGCGCCCTCTGTCGCCAGACAAACTTCGGCAGTTGGATGAAGGCTCCTCGCTCGAACGGATGAGAGCGGACCAGGAAGATGGTGTTGAATGGATTAAATACACCAAGCCTGTACACAAAG GCGAGATCAGTTCTTGGAGAGGACTGTATTCTGATGAAGATTTCGCTTTATTGAAGAAATATGTGGAGGAGTCTCTTACTGGAACTGGAATTCACTTTCCAACGGGTGACGATATTAATTAA
- the LOC139950611 gene encoding sulfotransferase 1B1-like isoform X3, producing MAEEMYLHKGIPFDKRFVPMNSWNDIESFQARPNDIIINTYPRSGTHWLWRIVEIILDHPALTPTVDMGIMEVALQNSAKPFIQELQQLRTDRSRIIATHLPLTLFPKSILETEGVKIIYCMRNFFDVVASSIKFAMKLFPVNLQDNSMRTNFLSDGKCMYGGWAEHIKLMWARREEKNTLVIKFEELKTDFEQTARVIGDFLGRPLSPDKLRQLGEGSSIDRMKTEQTDGVELVKHGKIVDKGEISSWRGLYSDEDFALLKKYVEESLTGTGIHFPTGDDIN from the exons ATGGCCGAGGAAATGTACCTTCATAAAGGTATTCCTTTTGACAAAAGATTCGTCCCGATGAACAGCTGGAATGACATCGAGAGTTTCCAGGCTCGTCCaaatgacatcatcatcaatACATATCCAAGAAGCG GAACCCACTGGCTTTGGCGAATCGTAGAGATCATTTTGGACCATCCCGCCTTGACCCCCACAGTCGACATGGGTATTATGGAAGTCGCACTACAGAACAGTGCCAAGCCATTCATCCAAGAGCTTCAACAACTGAGGACAGACAGATCGCGGATTATCGCCACACATTTGCCACTCACGCTCTTCCCAAAATCAATCTTGGAGACTGAGGGTGTTAAg ATAATCTACTGTATGCGGAATTTCTTTGACGTCGTCGCGTCTTCAATCAAGTTTGCGATGAAACTATTTCCTGTCAACTTGCAAGATAACTCCATGCGCACCAATTTTCTTTCTGACGGCAAAT GTATGTATGGGGGTTGGGCTGAGCATATCAAGTTGATGTGGGCGCGAAGAGaagagaaaaacacacttgtgaTCAAATTCGAGGAACTGAAGACG GATTTCGAACAAACAGCCAGAGTTATTGGGGACTTTTTAGGGCGCCCTCTGTCGCCAGACAAACTTCGGCAGTTGGGTGAAGGTTCGTCTATTGATCGGATGAAAACGGAACAGACAGATGGCGTTGAATTGGTAAAACACGGCAAGATTGTAGATAAAG GCGAGATCAGTTCTTGGAGAGGACTGTATTCTGATGAAGATTTCGCTTTATTGAAGAAATATGTGGAGGAGTCTCTTACTGGAACTGGAATTCACTTTCCAACGGGTGACGATATTAATTAA
- the LOC139950611 gene encoding sulfotransferase 1B1-like isoform X1 → MAGPTPHSDEVLYLHKGIPFDKRFVPMNSWNDIERFQARPNDIIINTFPRSGTHWLLRIVEIIMDYPLTSIVDMAVMEITIPDNAKPFYKELQQLRTNRPRVIVTHLPLTLFPKSILETEGVKIIYCMRNVLDVVASSFEFGKKSINPIDVQDFSKFVKFMSDGKCMFGSWAEHTKLMWARREEKNTLVIKYEELKTDFEQTTRIIGDFLGRPLSPDKLRQLDEGSSLERMRADQEDGVEWIKYTKPVHKGEIRFGRGLYSDEDFALLKKYLKESLAGTGIHFPTGDDIKRHY, encoded by the exons ATGGCTGGTCCCACTCCTCATTCCGATGAGGTATTGTACCTTCATAAAGGTATTCCTTTTGACAAAAGATTCGTCCCGATGAACAGCTGGAATGACATCGAGAGGTTCCAGGCTCGTCCaaatgacatcatcatcaatACATTTCCAAGAAGCG GAACCCACTGGCTACTGCGAATCGTAGAGATCATTATGGACTATCCCTTGACTTCCATAGTCGACATGGCTGTTATGGAGATCACAATACCCGACAATGCCAAGCCATTTTACAAAGAGCTTCAACAACTGAGGACAAACAGACCACGGGTGATCGTTACCCATCTACCACTCACGCTCTTCCCAAAATCCATCTTGGAGACGGAGGGTGTTAAG ATAATCTACTGTATGCGGAATGTCTTAGACGTCGTCGCATCTTCGTTCGAGTTTGGAAAGAAAAGTATAAATCCGATCGACGTGCAAGATTTCTCCAAGTTTGTCAAGTTTATGTCTGACGGCAAAT GTATGTTTGGGAGTTGGGCTGAGCACACCAAGTTGATGTGGGCTCGAAGGGAagagaaaaacactcttgtgaTCAAATACGAGGAACTGAAGACG GATTTCGAACAAACAACCAGAATTATTGGGGACTTTTTAGGGCGCCCTCTGTCGCCAGACAAACTTCGGCAGTTGGATGAAGGCTCCTCGCTCGAACGGATGAGAGCGGACCAGGAAGATGGTGTTGAATGGATTAAATACACCAAGCCTGTACACAAAG gTGAGATACGTTTTGGGAGAGGGCTGTATTCTGATGAAGATTTCGCTTTATTGAAGAAATATTTGAAGGAGTCTCTAGCTGGAACTGGAATTCACTTTCCAACGGGTGACGATATTAAAAGGCATTATTGA